In Struthio camelus isolate bStrCam1 chromosome 20, bStrCam1.hap1, whole genome shotgun sequence, the DNA window CAAGGGTAGAGTGTGACttggaggggagagcagggggctccATGTACGCAGTGCCCCCCACGTGCTTTCGCTCTGGAATTGGGCAATTCTGATGTGCCTGGGGGAATCTGGGCCTTGATGAGTCTCTGTTTTTTCAACCTTCACCTGAAAGTCCCCTGGTACCTTCTGGGTTAGACAGGTGGGAAATCTGGCCGAGCAGAAAGCTCTGCATTTATCTGCGCCTGCTTTCCTGGTGGAGTCCGAGGGGAGTGCTGTAGGGAAGTCAGGGCAGTAGCTGTGTGTTGTGCTGCTGGACCCAAATGCCGTGTACCTTCTTCCTGCTTGTTGTCACCCTGTGCTCCCTGTGGTGCTGGGTCCTAGGGTTTGGGACAGAGTACTCCTCTTCCCAGGGAACTGCCTCCTCTGCGGAAAGCCTGAGGCCGTGCTTGCCAATCACTCCAGGTTGTGGGCaaccttcccctggcacgaggtGGGGAGGCGCCTCACAGAAGAAGAGGTGGCTTTGGCAGGTTGGCCGGAGGGGGCCAGGATCCCAAGCTGTTGTCTTGGTAGTATTTGTTTGAGTTAGTGAGCCTACTAAATCCTGACCAGATTCAGTGCCAGGCTCCTGGCTGGTTCTTTCCATTATTTCCCTCTAGCCACAAGAGGTGGTAACGTGGAGTGCTGCATCCCCCGCTTCTCAGCAAGTCACACCAGGAGAACGGGTGAGCCCACAAGGAAGATGTGCAGTGAGAGAGCAGGTCTCTCTCTGATGCTGATCTCTGTGACTTATTCTGGGCACAGTCCCTTGGGGTGGTTCAGGCGGGGGCCGCGGAGTCTGTACTCACTGCGTGGCTTCTTTCACAGGCTCCGAAGAGATTCACATAGATGAGAAAACCATCAGCCCCCACCTGACCCTGTCAGAAGACAAGAAGACCCTGACGTTCAGCCCCAAGAAAGCAAAGGTATACTTGGACTGTCCCGAGCGATTTGACCACTGGCCCAATGCTTTGGCTACCACGGCCTTCCACACAGGAGTTTGTGCCTGGAGGATCAGCGTGGAAAAGAGCTGTGCCTACAAGCTGGGGGTTTCATACAGCTCGCTGCAGCGTAAGGGCTCCGGCAACGAAGCCCGCCTGGGTTACAATCCTGCCTCCTGGGTCTTCTCGCGCTATGACAGAGAATTCAGGTTCTTGCACGCTGGTCACCAGCAAACTGTGGAGCTGATCAAGTCTCCAGCAGAGCTTGGCGTGCTGATTGACTTTGCTGGAGGGGAGATGCTCTTTTATGACCCTGATTCCTGTGCCATCCTCTTCTCCCACCGGGAGACCTTCACTGCGCCCCTCTATCCTGTCTTTGCTGTGGCCCACCAGAGCATCTCCCTTGTGCACTAAGTGAAGCATTGCActggctgggggtgggggagaagaccTCTATgataatatatatttgtatacacgATATACAGTCTCTTCATTTAATGCAGGGAGCCCAGATGGGGCTAGCAGCTTGCATGCGGTGGCAATCAGACAAGGCCTTCAAACTGACTGCCTGTTCCTTGCTTGTTTTATGGCAACTCCCTCCCTTCTTCTAGGCTACCTAGTTACCCTGCGTTTGCCCTGCAGGATCCAACTATTAGCCAGTCCTGTAGCCAGGACCTCGAATTTCAAGGGGAAGAAGGAACAGTTCCTGATGTATCTGAGAACTTACTGCTGtgttcctgagccctgcaggaAGCAACTTGTGCATGAAGGCACATGAACCGATGGCCCCAAGCTTTGTTTGCTACCCATTTATTGGGCATGACGCTTCTGTGCCAGGAACTCGCAGGTTGTGCTCTCAGTGTAACTGTGCTGCCAGCTGCCCTGCTTTGGCCAAATACTTTTTTGAGCATTCCCTGTTCTGGATCTGTCCTTGCAAAATACAGCCACCTTCACTTCAGTGCTGCTGGCCAGAGGAGTGCTCTACTTGGGACCGATTATGCCAGAAATGCAGAAGAGCTGTCTACTCAGGAGCAGCAGCAATTCCTGCCTGAGTCCAGTTCAGTATTGCGAGGTCTTGGAATTGATTGTCACAGCACCTGGCAAAAGTGCTGTCATTTTGtttcctggggcagcagcttggTGGGACGCTTGCTGAGGTTTCAGATAAAGAAGCAGGGGGCTGTGCTTTGCAGCTGAACTCCTGCCCTCGGGATCCTGGGGAGACCTGAGCTGCTCCCCTTCCCAGTGTGATGTTTCCTGCTACGTCTCCGTGGCTCAGGGCGAGGCTCTGCCGAATCCATACGCGGCCTCATCACTGTAGCCCACCCAGGGCAGAGGTAGGGCAAAGCGCAAGAGGATCAACTGCTAACTTCGCAGCAAGACACTGAGCTCCCCTAAGACCTGCCAGCTCCTCTGGGTCCAGGCTCTGGcatgaggagggatggggaaattGGAGGCGTTATTCCCTCCTCGCCGCTGCTATTTGCAGGGCAGCGTGCAGGATTCCTGGGTGCGCTCTGCTGGCAGAcctgcccctgggaagggaaTAACCACGGCTCTGCAGGCGTGCCAGCACAGAGTTGTGCGGGAGCCCCCTCCCCAGGGTGGGGAACAGAGACGGAATTAAGTCTAGCATCTGTCTCCATCCCTCCCTGTTAGAGTTAGCATTCTGGAGTCTCTCTGGATGACCCCAGGTGAAACACTTTCTGCTCTGTACCCAGTTCCCAGCTCTGTTAGGGGAAGACAGCACCATTAACCCTCTGCTGTAGTGTTTTGAGCGCTATGGAAGAAAATGGCATGAAAGCAGAGGATGTCAAATATGCTTTATTGTATTAATGCCCCTTCTACACAGTGGGGCAGGCCATGGGGAGCGTTCCTCCCTGTGCGCGGAAGGAAGCACTAGCGTCTCGCTCAAATGGCAGCAAGAAGTCAAGCGCTAGGAACATCAACCGCTCAGCAGCAGCATTGGTCCTTCTTGGAAACGCAGCTACCTCAGCTAACCCTTTTCAACAAGGGCAAGGAGGTGGCTGAGTGAAAGCAGGACATGCTCCTGCGGTACCTCCAGCTCCCCTCGCCGcccagcagccgagagcagaaaGCTGTGCATGcctgcctccctggctgccctgtAATCCCTCACGTAGTCATCGCCCACGTGAGCCGCCTGCCCTGGCCGAACCCCGCAGAGGCGCAGGGCTTTCTCAAAGATCCTCTTGTCTGGTTTGGCGAAACCTGCATCCTCGGAGGTCAAGACAAATTCAAAATGGTGCCGCAGGTCACACTGCGACAGAATCTTTTCAAGCCGCTTATCGAAGTTGGAGATCACCCCCATTCGGAAGCCCTGCTTGCAGCACTGACTTAATGTCTCGTTGGCTCCTGGCAGCACTTCCCAGGTGTGTGCACTGCAGAAGTCCTGGTAGAGGTTTTCTGCCATCAGCGTGAGGACTCTTTCTTCGTGCACCCCTGAGAGTCTGAAGGTCTGTTTGACAACATCTACCCACCACTGCTTGGAAGTCAGTCCCTGGCGCAGGCCGTAGTTGGGGAAGTGCTTCTGCTGGGCTTTGTAAGCCTCACGGAAAGCTTTATTGAGCACCTCCGGCTGCACCTGGACTCCATGAGTCCGGGCCTCAGCTGAGTAATTGTCTCCCACTGGCTGCCGAAGCCGGAGCAACGTATCTTTCACATCCCATGTTAATAAGCGTAGTCTAAGCATTGCTTCAGTGAAGCTTAGGGCTAAGGAAAACCTAAAACAAATGCAGAGGTAAGAGCCAGACGAGTGCTATTACACGTCTTTCCTGCAGACTACCGCAGCGCCGTGTGCAGCAAGGTGCACTGCTGAAGACACGTCTACGTCGAGCGTGGCTCACGTCCGGGGGACGACTGGTGGGCACCAGGAGGTGTGGGGGTGAACCACGTCTTGGCGGACAGCACATCGCTGGCCTCGCAGAGGGGCTCAAGCCCCCCGTTATGGGGCTGGCATCGAGCGGCCACGGGGGAGGGAGGCCCAGCTCTACCCCCGGTCCTGCTCTGTGTCCCAGGTAC includes these proteins:
- the BSPRY gene encoding B box and SPRY domain-containing protein isoform X1, giving the protein MAERRPGGAGAPPAESPAELNKIVDQCERLQLQSAAIAKHMAEVLPAKNRSVLSAANEARELVIQRLIFVRNTCENEEQRLLERVHTEEERAHQSILTQRVHWTEALQKLSALRTYLVDMITNLDDQGLVHAEQEIFERTEAAEGILEPQESEKLNFNQKCVQSPLLHRLWASAVLCCIAATRGGNVECCIPRFSASHTRRTGSEEIHIDEKTISPHLTLSEDKKTLTFSPKKAKVYLDCPERFDHWPNALATTAFHTGVCAWRISVEKSCAYKLGVSYSSLQRKGSGNEARLGYNPASWVFSRYDREFRFLHAGHQQTVELIKSPAELGVLIDFAGGEMLFYDPDSCAILFSHRETFTAPLYPVFAVAHQSISLVH
- the BSPRY gene encoding B box and SPRY domain-containing protein isoform X2 encodes the protein MAQRGGRPLAEKAADLRNKIVDQCERLQLQSAAIAKHMAEVLPAKNRSVLSAANEARELVIQRLIFVRNTCENEEQRLLERVHTEEERAHQSILTQRVHWTEALQKLSALRTYLVDMITNLDDQGLVHAEQEIFERTEAAEGILEPQESEKLNFNQKCVQSPLLHRLWASAVLCCIAATRGGNVECCIPRFSASHTRRTGSEEIHIDEKTISPHLTLSEDKKTLTFSPKKAKVYLDCPERFDHWPNALATTAFHTGVCAWRISVEKSCAYKLGVSYSSLQRKGSGNEARLGYNPASWVFSRYDREFRFLHAGHQQTVELIKSPAELGVLIDFAGGEMLFYDPDSCAILFSHRETFTAPLYPVFAVAHQSISLVH
- the BSPRY gene encoding B box and SPRY domain-containing protein isoform X5, which gives rise to MAESAANEARELVIQRLIFVRNTCENEEQRLLERVHTEEERAHQSILTQRVHWTEALQKLSALRTYLVDMITNLDDQGLVHAEQEIFERTEAAEGILEPQESEKLNFNQKCVQSPLLHRLWASAVLCCIAATRGGNVECCIPRFSASHTRRTGSEEIHIDEKTISPHLTLSEDKKTLTFSPKKAKVYLDCPERFDHWPNALATTAFHTGVCAWRISVEKSCAYKLGVSYSSLQRKGSGNEARLGYNPASWVFSRYDREFRFLHAGHQQTVELIKSPAELGVLIDFAGGEMLFYDPDSCAILFSHRETFTAPLYPVFAVAHQSISLVH
- the HDHD3 gene encoding haloacid dehalogenase-like hydrolase domain-containing protein 3 yields the protein MLRLRLLTWDVKDTLLRLRQPVGDNYSAEARTHGVQVQPEVLNKAFREAYKAQQKHFPNYGLRQGLTSKQWWVDVVKQTFRLSGVHEERVLTLMAENLYQDFCSAHTWEVLPGANETLSQCCKQGFRMGVISNFDKRLEKILSQCDLRHHFEFVLTSEDAGFAKPDKRIFEKALRLCGVRPGQAAHVGDDYVRDYRAAREAGMHSFLLSAAGRRGELEVPQEHVLLSLSHLLALVEKG